One genomic window of Acidimicrobiia bacterium includes the following:
- a CDS encoding flagellar biosynthetic protein FliR has translation MTFTIDPVQVTAFVLGLVRATAWVFVAPPFSTRGIPGRVKFGFAAALALAAAPGVTSASVPLDTGGFIGALLTQVLVGLGLGFVTMLLFAAVQAAGSLVDMFAGFSIAQIYDPLSAANVAVFGRFYQLLATTLLFVTDAHLLLVKGFLTSFQAVPTSGLQLGDFSRLLTHDVSLFLVAAIEVAAPVLGVLFLAEVALGLLARAAPQMNIMNFAFGFRIIVALMLVGAAIPLVAPAMSNLVGHVLSGTTAH, from the coding sequence GTGACGTTCACGATCGACCCCGTCCAGGTCACCGCGTTCGTGCTCGGGCTCGTGCGCGCGACTGCGTGGGTGTTCGTGGCACCGCCGTTCAGCACGCGGGGCATCCCGGGTCGGGTGAAGTTCGGGTTCGCCGCGGCGCTCGCGCTCGCGGCCGCGCCAGGTGTGACGAGCGCGTCGGTACCGCTCGACACGGGCGGGTTCATCGGGGCGCTGCTGACGCAGGTCCTCGTCGGCCTCGGGCTCGGCTTCGTGACGATGCTGCTGTTCGCCGCGGTGCAGGCCGCCGGCTCGCTCGTCGACATGTTCGCGGGCTTCTCGATCGCGCAGATCTACGACCCGTTGAGCGCGGCGAACGTCGCCGTGTTCGGACGCTTCTACCAGCTGCTCGCGACGACGCTGCTGTTCGTCACCGACGCGCACCTGCTGCTCGTCAAGGGCTTCCTGACGTCGTTCCAGGCGGTGCCGACGAGCGGGCTGCAGCTCGGCGACTTCAGCCGTCTGCTCACCCACGACGTCAGCCTGTTCCTCGTCGCCGCGATCGAGGTCGCAGCCCCGGTGCTCGGGGTGCTGTTCCTCGCGGAGGTCGCGCTGGGCCTGCTCGCACGGGCGGCGCCGCAGATGAACATCATGAACTTCGCGTTCGGGTTCCGGATCATCGTCGCCCTGATGCTCGTCGGCGCGGCCATCCCGCTCGTCGCGCCGGCGATGAGCAACCTCGTCGGCCACGTCCTCTCCGGCACGACCGCGCACTGA
- a CDS encoding flagellar biosynthetic protein FliQ, whose product MTDSAVLHIALQAIELSVKLLAPILLVTMGLGLFISLIQSATQVQEVTLTFVPKLAGVAIVLVVSGSWMLHELVTFTIQLFHQLPQLISG is encoded by the coding sequence ATGACCGACAGCGCCGTCCTGCACATCGCGCTGCAGGCGATCGAGCTGAGCGTGAAGCTGCTCGCGCCGATCCTGCTCGTCACGATGGGCCTCGGTCTGTTCATCTCGTTGATCCAGTCGGCGACGCAGGTGCAGGAGGTCACGCTGACGTTCGTGCCGAAGCTCGCCGGCGTCGCGATCGTGCTCGTCGTCTCCGGGAGCTGGATGCTGCACGAGCTCGTCACGTTCACGATCCAGCTCTTCCACCAGCTGCCCCAGCTCATCAGCGGTTGA
- the fliP gene encoding flagellar type III secretion system pore protein FliP (The bacterial flagellar biogenesis protein FliP forms a type III secretion system (T3SS)-type pore required for flagellar assembly.): MPVSSPIPELSVERSFRRLVVAIVLAVVLLAVGGVLVVANRGGHDGVQPARHEDVRKVVVAGLTASRPADITPPTVPAPPTPPTPTPGSDSSSNSSSNSGSNKGSITIDLGNLTGNSNGTNANGTSSKPGQSVVIILLLSLLAVAPALILMLTSFTRIVIVLSLTRNALGLQTVPPNQVVIGLALFLSLFVMFPTLSTMNKDALQPFLKGEISQKVAYDKATAPLKTFMLKQTHKSELNLFISASKEKKPATPKDVSMATLVPAFVLSELKTAFIIGFVIFIPFLVIDLVVSSSLMSMGMFMLPPVLVSLPFKLLLFVMVDGWALIVKSLITSFH, translated from the coding sequence ATGCCGGTCTCGAGTCCCATTCCCGAACTGAGCGTCGAGCGGTCGTTCCGTCGTCTCGTCGTCGCGATCGTGCTCGCGGTCGTGCTGCTCGCGGTCGGCGGCGTGCTCGTCGTCGCGAACCGCGGTGGACACGACGGCGTGCAGCCCGCGCGTCACGAGGACGTGCGAAAGGTGGTCGTCGCCGGTCTGACCGCGTCGCGTCCTGCGGACATCACGCCGCCCACGGTCCCGGCGCCGCCCACACCGCCGACGCCCACGCCGGGCAGCGACTCGAGCAGCAACTCCAGCAGCAACTCGGGCAGCAACAAGGGGTCGATCACGATCGACCTCGGCAACCTGACCGGCAACAGCAACGGCACGAACGCGAACGGCACGAGCAGCAAGCCGGGTCAGAGCGTCGTCATCATCCTCCTGCTGAGCCTGCTCGCGGTCGCGCCCGCGCTGATCCTCATGCTGACGAGCTTCACGCGCATCGTGATCGTGCTGTCGCTCACCCGCAACGCGCTCGGGCTGCAGACCGTCCCGCCCAACCAGGTGGTGATCGGCCTCGCGCTGTTCCTCAGCCTGTTCGTGATGTTCCCGACGCTGTCCACGATGAACAAGGACGCGTTGCAGCCGTTCCTCAAGGGTGAGATCTCGCAGAAGGTCGCCTACGACAAGGCGACCGCTCCGCTGAAGACGTTCATGCTCAAGCAGACGCACAAGAGCGAGCTGAACCTCTTCATCAGCGCGAGCAAGGAGAAGAAGCCCGCGACGCCGAAGGACGTGAGCATGGCGACGCTCGTGCCCGCGTTCGTGCTCAGCGAGCTGAAGACGGCGTTCATCATCGGGTTCGTCATCTTCATCCCGTTCCTCGTGATCGACCTCGTCGTGAGCTCCTCGCTGATGTCGATGGGCATGTTCATGCTCCCGCCCGTCCTCGTGTCGTTGCCGTTCAAGTTGCTGCTGTTCGTGATGGTGGACGGATGGGCGCTCATCGTGAAGTCGCTCATCACGAGCTTCCACTGA
- a CDS encoding flagellar biosynthetic protein FliO, with protein sequence MGSTVSLLLRLFVSLAVVIGIMVFAGAVLRRRGVGLASGGRPGKRVLVDVVARRGLSRNAAIAIVRVPGKHLVVGVTESAVNLLGELDADAVEAEETEEQEAPRTALAGGPQAPGTAWKTLLDTMRERTVRRR encoded by the coding sequence ATGGGCTCGACCGTCTCGCTGCTCCTCCGACTCTTCGTCTCGCTGGCGGTCGTCATCGGGATCATGGTCTTCGCCGGCGCGGTGCTGCGCCGGCGCGGCGTCGGGCTGGCCAGTGGCGGTCGGCCCGGCAAGCGCGTCCTCGTCGACGTCGTCGCGCGCCGCGGGCTGAGCCGGAACGCCGCGATCGCCATCGTGCGCGTGCCCGGCAAGCACCTCGTGGTCGGCGTGACGGAGAGCGCCGTGAACCTGCTCGGAGAGCTGGACGCGGACGCGGTCGAGGCCGAGGAGACCGAGGAACAGGAAGCGCCCAGGACGGCGCTCGCCGGCGGGCCCCAGGCCCCCGGCACGGCATGGAAGACGCTGCTCGACACGATGCGGGAGCGAACCGTCCGTCGTCGTTGA
- the fliN gene encoding flagellar motor switch protein FliN, with product MSVITAISRDNQAAIDAASVLEQALDGDILFSVGQPQRASTNDELLPTPDARVVAVVLDGPEPGYIALGVSPRLAAELDRVNPGGDVIALVEPAMRAALATLEQASGVSVSAAALVEIPPETLAGAEGNDVALVALLEGSERLATLVVRIGPDAPAPGEATGPNLQIVGEGDDVVRHEFAPLDGGAAASNGAIAAVGGHALELLSDVELGVTVELGRTRMPVRDLLSITPGAVIELDRAAGSPVDVLVNGTLIARGEVVVVDEEFGIRISEIVGVDGKR from the coding sequence ATGAGCGTCATCACCGCGATCTCGCGTGACAACCAAGCTGCGATCGACGCCGCCAGCGTGCTCGAGCAGGCGCTCGACGGCGACATCCTGTTCAGCGTCGGCCAGCCGCAGCGCGCGTCGACGAACGACGAGCTGCTCCCGACGCCCGACGCGCGCGTCGTCGCCGTCGTGCTCGACGGCCCGGAGCCCGGCTACATCGCGCTCGGTGTCTCGCCCCGTCTCGCGGCCGAGCTCGACCGCGTGAACCCGGGCGGCGACGTGATCGCGCTCGTCGAGCCGGCGATGCGGGCCGCGCTCGCGACGCTCGAGCAGGCGAGTGGCGTGTCCGTCTCGGCCGCCGCGCTCGTCGAGATCCCGCCCGAGACGCTCGCCGGAGCCGAGGGCAACGATGTCGCGCTCGTCGCGCTGCTCGAGGGGAGCGAGCGCCTCGCGACGCTGGTCGTGCGCATCGGGCCCGACGCGCCCGCGCCCGGCGAGGCGACCGGGCCGAACCTGCAGATCGTCGGTGAGGGCGACGATGTCGTCCGTCACGAGTTCGCGCCGCTCGACGGCGGTGCCGCGGCCTCGAACGGGGCGATCGCCGCGGTCGGCGGCCACGCGCTCGAGCTGCTCAGCGACGTCGAGCTCGGCGTCACCGTCGAGCTCGGCCGCACGCGCATGCCGGTGCGCGACCTGCTCTCGATCACGCCCGGTGCCGTGATCGAGCTCGACCGCGCGGCGGGCTCGCCGGTCGACGTGCTGGTCAACGGCACGCTCATCGCAAGGGGGGAAGTCGTCGTCGTCGACGAGGAGTTCGGGATTCGCATCTCGGAGATCGTCGGCGTCGACGGCAAGCGTTGA
- the fliM gene encoding flagellar motor switch protein FliM — MASTTPVVNSSRSAGRHGGPPQPYDFRRPNKFSRDHVRALQIVSETFARQFSTVLATTLRAVSTVTFNAVDQLTYDEYIGSLPNPSHIVILSLNPLPGASILTMELPTALAAVDRMLGGTGDAGIKPRPLTEIEASLMRGVLERALRELDYAFESLVRIESRIVQLESNPQFAQIAAPTDMSIVMSFEVKIAEQRAGMTLCIPFDSLQPVLESFETQSMFSGRDATDPHVYVQQLQESMRGVPVDVHVKFRPVSLTSADIVDLQVGDVVPLHHAVSEPLVVTVGDVPCFAAVSGRKGKRLACLVVNTLEDTDE; from the coding sequence GTGGCGTCAACCACCCCTGTGGTCAATTCGTCGAGGTCGGCCGGCCGCCACGGCGGTCCGCCGCAGCCGTACGACTTCCGCCGCCCGAACAAGTTCAGTCGCGACCACGTGCGCGCGCTGCAGATCGTCAGCGAGACGTTCGCGCGCCAGTTCTCGACGGTCCTCGCGACGACACTGCGCGCGGTGTCGACGGTGACGTTCAACGCCGTCGACCAGCTCACCTACGACGAGTACATCGGGTCGCTCCCGAACCCGTCGCACATCGTGATCCTCTCGCTCAACCCGCTGCCGGGCGCCTCGATCCTCACGATGGAGCTGCCGACCGCGCTCGCCGCCGTCGACCGGATGCTCGGCGGGACGGGCGACGCGGGCATCAAGCCGCGTCCGCTCACGGAGATCGAGGCGAGCCTCATGCGCGGCGTCCTCGAGCGTGCGCTGCGCGAGCTCGACTACGCGTTCGAGTCGCTGGTGCGGATCGAGTCGCGGATCGTGCAGCTCGAGTCGAACCCGCAGTTCGCGCAGATCGCCGCACCGACCGACATGTCGATCGTCATGTCGTTCGAGGTGAAGATCGCCGAGCAGCGCGCCGGCATGACGCTGTGCATCCCGTTCGACTCGCTGCAGCCGGTGCTCGAGTCGTTCGAGACGCAGTCGATGTTCTCCGGCCGCGACGCGACCGACCCGCACGTCTACGTGCAGCAGCTGCAGGAGTCGATGCGCGGCGTGCCCGTCGACGTGCACGTGAAGTTCCGTCCCGTGAGCCTCACCTCGGCCGACATCGTCGACCTCCAGGTCGGCGACGTGGTGCCGCTGCACCACGCGGTGAGCGAGCCCCTCGTGGTCACCGTCGGCGACGTGCCGTGCTTCGCGGCGGTGAGCGGCCGGAAGGGCAAGCGGCTCGCCTGCCTCGTCGTCAACACACTCGAGGACACCGACGAATGA
- a CDS encoding flagellar basal body-associated FliL family protein, with amino-acid sequence MAKKKDDAAEAGGKKSKKKLIVIVAVVLVAAAGAKFTILAPKSKAACAAPGTAAAGATAGVAGAVPAAATVATAPPTTAAPAAPAAAGAAGVATTTTTVCIPAPPPPGSVLKLDSTTINLADGRYLKVGLGLQLAATTDLKTFTTDDGGAKALDLAIKLLGSKGYNDLISVKNRDEIQTQLSQQVAAAYENKVLGVYFTEFVMQ; translated from the coding sequence ATGGCCAAGAAGAAGGACGACGCCGCCGAGGCCGGCGGCAAGAAGAGCAAGAAGAAGCTGATCGTGATCGTCGCCGTGGTGCTCGTCGCGGCCGCCGGCGCGAAGTTCACGATCCTGGCCCCGAAGAGCAAGGCCGCGTGCGCCGCGCCGGGCACGGCCGCGGCCGGCGCGACGGCCGGCGTCGCGGGCGCCGTCCCCGCAGCGGCGACGGTCGCCACCGCGCCCCCGACCACCGCCGCGCCCGCGGCACCCGCCGCGGCCGGTGCCGCCGGGGTGGCGACCACGACGACGACGGTCTGCATCCCGGCGCCGCCGCCGCCGGGCTCGGTGCTGAAGCTCGACTCGACGACGATCAACCTGGCCGACGGCCGCTACCTGAAGGTCGGCCTCGGGCTGCAGCTCGCCGCGACCACGGACCTGAAGACGTTCACCACCGACGACGGCGGCGCCAAGGCCCTCGACCTCGCCATCAAGCTGCTCGGCAGCAAGGGCTACAACGACCTCATCTCGGTCAAGAACCGCGACGAGATCCAGACCCAGCTGTCCCAGCAGGTCGCGGCCGCCTACGAGAACAAGGTCCTCGGCGTCTACTTCACGGAATTCGTGATGCAGTAG